One window from the genome of Streptomyces cadmiisoli encodes:
- a CDS encoding FAD-dependent oxidoreductase encodes MNVRADQDDRTEEVPVLIVGGSLVGLSTSLFLGRLGVRHTLVERHSGTSIHPRGRGNNVRTMELFRVAGVEPGIHEAAATLADNHGILQTPTLVGDAGEWLFKEIDPGNRLARFSPTTWCLCSQNDLEPVLLQHAAKLGGDLRYHTELMSFEADGDGVTAVVKSRDTGEHSTIRADYLVAADGPRSPVREQLGIGQSGPGELFHNISITFRSRRLADVVGDRRFIVCYLTNPDADGALLPVDNRENWVFHAPWHPEHGETTEEFTDERCAEHIRRAVGDMDIDVEITGKAPWHAAQRVARSYRSGRILLAGDSVHEMSPTGAFGSNTGIQDAHNLAWKLAAVLGGWGGDGLLDSYEAERRPVAEETSARAADRSAEHSHPGFAPPPGAGAAPKRGLLNVSLGYRYPQGAVVGTDPATPVVPEDLTLAGEPGTRAPHQWVRHEGERVSTLDLYERSLVLLSDADGHDGWHTAAIRLAEEMTVPLVSYRVGTGPGCELTPEDGSDWRDIHGTAHGGAVLVRPDGFVAWRSPGPVEDAESTLRQVLTTVLALG; translated from the coding sequence CCTCGCTGTTCCTGGGCCGGCTCGGAGTGCGGCACACCCTGGTGGAGCGCCACTCCGGCACCTCCATCCACCCCCGCGGCCGTGGCAACAACGTCCGCACGATGGAGCTGTTCCGGGTGGCCGGCGTCGAACCGGGGATCCACGAGGCGGCGGCCACGCTGGCCGACAATCACGGCATCCTTCAGACACCCACCCTTGTCGGTGACGCGGGCGAATGGCTGTTCAAGGAGATCGACCCGGGGAACCGGCTGGCCCGGTTCAGTCCCACGACATGGTGCCTGTGCAGCCAGAACGACCTGGAGCCGGTGCTGCTCCAGCATGCCGCGAAGCTCGGTGGTGATCTGCGCTACCACACCGAACTCATGTCGTTCGAGGCCGACGGGGACGGTGTCACCGCCGTGGTCAAGAGCCGGGACACCGGCGAGCACTCCACCATCCGCGCCGACTACCTGGTCGCCGCCGACGGCCCCCGCAGCCCCGTCCGCGAGCAGCTGGGGATCGGCCAGAGCGGTCCCGGCGAGCTCTTCCACAACATCAGCATCACCTTCCGCTCCCGCCGCCTCGCCGATGTGGTCGGCGACCGCCGCTTCATCGTCTGCTACCTGACCAACCCGGACGCCGACGGCGCGCTGCTCCCTGTGGACAACCGGGAGAACTGGGTCTTCCACGCCCCCTGGCACCCCGAACACGGCGAGACCACCGAGGAGTTCACGGACGAGCGGTGCGCCGAGCACATCCGCCGCGCGGTCGGGGACATGGACATCGACGTCGAGATCACCGGCAAGGCGCCCTGGCACGCCGCGCAGCGTGTCGCCCGCAGCTACCGGTCCGGCCGCATCCTGCTCGCGGGCGACTCGGTGCACGAGATGTCCCCCACCGGAGCCTTCGGCTCCAACACGGGCATCCAGGACGCGCACAACCTGGCCTGGAAGCTCGCCGCGGTACTCGGCGGCTGGGGCGGGGACGGACTGCTGGACAGCTACGAGGCCGAGCGCCGTCCGGTGGCGGAGGAGACCAGCGCACGCGCGGCCGACCGGTCCGCCGAGCACAGCCACCCCGGCTTCGCCCCGCCGCCCGGTGCCGGCGCCGCCCCCAAGCGGGGGCTGCTCAATGTCTCCCTCGGCTACCGCTACCCGCAGGGCGCCGTGGTCGGCACCGACCCGGCCACCCCGGTCGTTCCGGAGGACCTCACGCTGGCGGGCGAGCCCGGCACCAGGGCACCCCACCAGTGGGTCCGGCACGAGGGCGAGCGGGTCTCCACCCTCGACCTCTACGAGCGGTCCCTGGTCCTGCTGAGCGACGCCGACGGCCACGACGGCTGGCACACCGCCGCCATCCGGCTCGCCGAGGAGATGACCGTCCCGCTCGTCTCGTACCGGGTGGGGACGGGACCCGGCTGCGAACTGACGCCCGAAGACGGCTCGGACTGGCGGGACATCCACGGCACGGCCCACGGCGGCGCCGTGCTGGTCCGCCCCGACGGGTTCGTCGCCTGGCGCTCACCGGGTCCGGTCGAGGACGCCGAGTCGACACTGCGTCAGGTCCTGACCACGGTGCTCGCGCTGGGCTGA